The Phocoena phocoena chromosome 4, mPhoPho1.1, whole genome shotgun sequence genome contains a region encoding:
- the B3GALT5 gene encoding beta-1,3-galactosyltransferase 5 → MAYVKMRWIYISLVVLGALCLYFSLDDLSPFKGEPLVFKNEGGSFLKLPDIDCRQDPPFLVLLVTSSHEQMFARSVIRSTWGREKIVRGKRIKTFFLLGTSPRKDMSRAVSQESQQYHDIIQKDFVDVYFNLTLKTMMGMEWIYRFCPQASFVMKTDSDMFVNIYYLTELLLKKNRTTRFFTGFLKLNEYPIRKRYNKWFVSKFEYPWDKYPPFCSGVGYVFSSDVAGQVYNVAESVPFIKLEDVFVGLCLEKLQIKLEELHSKQTFFPNGLPFTICRYKKIVACHHIKPHNILLYWQALESSLEEECPDI, encoded by the coding sequence ATGGCTTATGTGAAGATGAGATGGATTTatatttccctggtggtcctgggaGCCCTTTGTCTGTATTTTAGCCTGGATGATCTGAGTCCTTTTAAAGGCGAACCATTGGTTTTCAAGAACGAAGGTGGGAGCTTCCTTAAGCTCCCAGATATAGACTGCAGGCAGGACCCCCCCTTCCTTGTCCTGCTGGTTACTTCATCCCACGAGCAGATGTTTGCCCGCTCGGTCATCCGGAGCACGTGGGGGAGAGAAAAGATAGTGAGGGGAAAACGAATAAAAACATTCTTCCTCCTGGGAACCAGCCCCCGTAAGGACATGTCGAGGGCAGTGTCCCAGGAGAGCCAGCAATATCACGATATTATCCAGAAGGACTTCGTGGATGTTTATTTCAATCTGACTCTAAAGACCATGATGGGTATGGAGTGGATCTACCGCTTTTGTCCGCAGGCATCTTTTGTGATGAAAACAGACTCTGACATGTTTGTCAACATCTACTATCTGACTGAACTGCTCctgaagaaaaatagaacaacTCGGTTTTTCACTGGCTTCTTAAAACTAAACGAATACCCAATCAGGAAAAGGTATAATAAGTGGTTTGTTAGTAAATTCGAATATCCGTGGGACAAGTACCCGCCCTTTTGCTCCGGTGTTGGCTATGTTTTCTCCAGTGATGTGGCGGGCCAGGTGTACAACGTTGCTGAAAGTGTCCCGTTCATTAAACTGGAAGATGTCTTTGTGGGGCTCTGCCTGGAAAAACTGCAAATCAAACTGGAGGAGCTTCACTCCAAGCAGACTTTCTTCCCCAATGGGTTACCCTTCACCATATGCCGTTACAAGAAGATCGTGGCCTGCCATCATATCAAGCCTCACAATATCCTGCTGTATTGGCAGGCTCTGGAAAGTTCCCTGGAAGAAGAGTGTCCAGATATCTGA